The Mycolicibacterium flavescens genome has a segment encoding these proteins:
- the fusA_1 gene encoding translation elongation factor 2 (EF-2/EF-G), with amino-acid sequence MAQKDVLTDLNKVRNIGIMAHIDAGKTTTTERILYYTGVNYKIGETHDGASTTDWMEQEQERGITITSAAVTCFWNDNQINIIDTPGHVDFTVEVERSLRVLDGAVAVFDGKEGVEPQSEQVWRQADKYDVPRICFVNKMDKLGADFYFTVRTIEERLGATPLVIQLPIGAENDFIGVVDLVEMRAKVWRGETALGEKYEVEDIPADLAEKAEEYRTKLLEAVAETDEDLLDKYVGGEEISVDEIKAAIRKLTVNSELYPVLCGSAFKNKGVQPMLDAVIDYLPSPLDVESVQGHVPGKEDEAISRKPSTDEPFSALAFKIAVHPFFGKLTYVRVYSGTVESGSQVINSTKGKKERLGKLFQMHANKENPVERASAGHIYAVIGLKDTTTGDTLSDANEQIVLESMTFPDPVIEVAIEPKTKSDQEKLGTAIQKLAEEDPTFKVHLDQETGQTVIGGMGELHLDILVDRMKREFKVEANVGKPQVAYRETIKRKVEKVEFTHKKQTGGSGQFAKVIIDLEPFTGEDGATYEFENKVTGGRIPREYIPSVDAGAQDAMQYGVLAGYPLVNLKVTLLDGAYHEVDSSEMAFKVAGSQVLKKAAQAAQPVILEPIMAVEVTTPEDYMGEVIGDLNSRRGQIQAMEERSGARVVKALVPLSEMFGYVGDLRSKTQGRANYSMVFDSYAEVPAAVSKEIIAKATGQ; translated from the coding sequence GTGGCACAGAAGGACGTGCTTACCGACCTGAACAAGGTCCGCAACATCGGCATCATGGCGCACATCGATGCCGGTAAGACCACGACGACCGAACGCATCCTGTACTACACCGGTGTCAACTACAAGATCGGTGAGACGCACGACGGCGCTTCGACCACCGACTGGATGGAGCAGGAGCAGGAGCGCGGTATCACCATCACCTCCGCGGCTGTCACCTGTTTCTGGAATGACAACCAGATCAACATCATCGACACCCCGGGCCACGTTGACTTCACCGTCGAGGTGGAGCGCAGCCTGCGTGTGCTCGACGGCGCCGTCGCGGTGTTCGACGGTAAAGAGGGCGTGGAGCCGCAGTCCGAGCAGGTGTGGCGCCAGGCCGACAAGTACGACGTGCCGCGCATCTGCTTCGTCAACAAGATGGACAAGCTGGGCGCGGACTTCTACTTCACCGTGCGCACCATCGAGGAGCGCCTCGGCGCCACGCCGCTGGTGATTCAGCTGCCGATCGGCGCGGAGAACGACTTCATCGGCGTGGTCGACCTGGTCGAGATGCGCGCCAAGGTGTGGCGCGGCGAGACCGCCCTCGGGGAGAAGTACGAGGTCGAGGACATCCCCGCCGACTTGGCCGAGAAGGCCGAGGAGTACCGCACCAAGCTGCTCGAGGCCGTCGCCGAGACCGACGAGGACCTGCTGGACAAGTACGTCGGCGGCGAGGAGATCTCGGTCGACGAGATCAAGGCCGCGATCCGCAAGCTGACCGTCAACTCGGAGCTGTACCCGGTGCTGTGCGGCAGCGCGTTCAAGAACAAGGGCGTGCAGCCCATGCTCGACGCGGTCATCGACTACCTGCCGTCGCCCCTGGACGTCGAGTCCGTGCAGGGTCACGTGCCCGGTAAAGAGGACGAGGCCATCAGCCGCAAGCCGTCGACCGACGAGCCGTTCTCCGCGCTCGCGTTCAAGATCGCGGTGCACCCGTTCTTCGGCAAGTTGACCTACGTTCGCGTCTACTCCGGCACCGTCGAGTCCGGTTCGCAGGTCATCAACTCCACCAAGGGCAAGAAGGAGCGGCTGGGCAAGCTGTTCCAGATGCACGCCAACAAGGAGAACCCTGTTGAACGGGCGTCCGCGGGGCACATCTACGCGGTGATCGGTCTCAAGGACACCACCACCGGTGACACGCTGTCGGACGCCAACGAGCAGATCGTGCTCGAGTCGATGACGTTCCCGGACCCGGTCATCGAGGTGGCCATCGAGCCCAAGACCAAGAGCGACCAGGAGAAGCTCGGTACGGCGATCCAGAAGCTGGCCGAAGAGGACCCGACGTTCAAGGTCCACCTGGACCAGGAGACCGGCCAGACCGTGATCGGCGGGATGGGCGAGCTTCACCTCGACATCCTCGTCGACCGGATGAAGCGTGAGTTCAAGGTCGAGGCCAACGTCGGTAAGCCGCAGGTGGCCTACCGCGAGACCATCAAGCGCAAGGTCGAGAAGGTCGAGTTCACCCACAAGAAGCAGACGGGTGGTTCGGGCCAGTTCGCCAAGGTCATCATCGACCTCGAGCCGTTCACCGGCGAGGACGGGGCGACCTACGAGTTCGAGAACAAGGTCACCGGCGGCCGTATCCCTCGCGAGTACATCCCGTCGGTCGACGCCGGCGCCCAGGACGCCATGCAGTACGGCGTGCTGGCCGGCTACCCGCTGGTCAACCTCAAGGTCACGCTGCTCGACGGCGCCTACCACGAGGTGGACTCATCGGAAATGGCCTTCAAGGTCGCAGGTTCGCAGGTGCTGAAGAAAGCGGCACAGGCTGCGCAGCCGGTGATCCTCGAGCCGATCATGGCGGTCGAAGTGACCACACCCGAGGACTACATGGGTGAAGTGATCGGTGACCTGAACTCCCGCCGTGGTCAGATCCAGGCCATGGAGGAGCGATCGGGTGCCCGCGTCGTCAAGGCGCTGGTACCGCTGTCGGAGATGTTCGGCTACGTCGGCGACCTTCGGTCGAAGACCCAGGGCCGGGCTAACTACTCCATGGTGTTCGACTCGTACGCCGAAGTTCCGGCGGCCGTGTCGAAGGAGATCATCGCG
- the rpsG gene encoding 30S ribosomal protein S7 — translation MPRKGPAPKRPLVNDPVYGSQLVTQLVNKVLMDGKKSLAERIVYGALEQARDKTGTDPVVTLKRALDNVKPALEVRSRRVGGATYQVPVEVRPDRSVTLALRWLVSFSKARREKTMIERLANEILDASNGLGAAVKRREDTHKMAEANRAFAHYRW, via the coding sequence ATGCCGCGCAAGGGACCGGCGCCCAAGCGTCCGTTGGTCAACGACCCGGTGTACGGGTCGCAGCTGGTGACTCAGCTGGTCAACAAGGTTCTGATGGACGGGAAGAAATCGTTGGCCGAGCGCATTGTTTATGGTGCGCTCGAACAGGCCCGCGACAAGACCGGCACCGATCCGGTGGTCACCCTCAAGCGCGCTCTGGACAACGTCAAGCCGGCACTCGAGGTTCGCAGCCGTCGCGTCGGCGGCGCCACCTACCAGGTTCCCGTGGAGGTGCGTCCGGATCGCTCGGTCACGCTGGCACTTCGTTGGCTGGTCAGCTTCTCCAAGGCCCGTCGCGAGAAGACGATGATCGAGCGTCTGGCGAACGAGATCCTCGACGCCAGCAATGGTCTGGGTGCCGCCGTCAAGCGGCGTGAGGACACCCACAAGATGGCCGAGGCAAACCGCGCGTTCGCGCACTACCGCTGGTGA
- the rpsL gene encoding 30S ribosomal protein S12, which produces MPTIQQLVRKGRHDKPAKAKTAALKGSPQRRGVCTRVYTTTPKKPNSALRKVARVKLTSAVEVTAYIPGEGHNLQEHSMVLVRGGRVKDLPGVRYKIIRGSLDTQGVKNRKQARSRYGAKKEKS; this is translated from the coding sequence ATGCCAACCATCCAGCAGCTGGTCCGCAAGGGTCGCCACGACAAGCCCGCCAAGGCGAAGACTGCGGCCCTCAAGGGCAGCCCGCAGCGCCGCGGAGTGTGCACCCGCGTGTACACGACCACCCCGAAGAAGCCGAACTCGGCGCTTCGGAAGGTCGCGCGCGTCAAGCTGACCAGCGCGGTCGAGGTCACCGCCTACATCCCGGGCGAGGGCCACAACCTGCAGGAGCACTCGATGGTGTTGGTGCGCGGCGGCCGTGTGAAGGACCTGCCCGGCGTGCGCTACAAGATCATTCGCGGCTCTCTGGACACCCAGGGCGTGAAGAACCGCAAGCAGGCGCGCAGCCGCTACGGCGCCAAGAAGGAGAAGAGCTGA
- the tetR_6 gene encoding transcriptional regulator, with amino-acid sequence MAQPPSTSTRKAPRLSRETIVNAALTFLDREGWDALTINALATQLGTKGPSLYNHVNSLEDLRRTVRMRVVGDLIGMLTNVAEGRTRDDAVTAMASAYRSYAHHHPGRYSAFTRMPLGGDDPEFTEATRAAAAPVIAVLASYGLEGENAFYAALEFWSAMHGFVLLEMTGAMDGIDTDAVYSDMVMRLASGMERR; translated from the coding sequence ATGGCACAGCCCCCGAGCACGTCCACCAGGAAAGCCCCCCGGCTCAGTCGCGAGACGATCGTCAACGCCGCGCTGACCTTCCTGGATCGCGAAGGCTGGGATGCGCTGACCATCAACGCGCTCGCCACCCAGCTCGGCACCAAGGGCCCATCGCTCTACAACCATGTCAACAGCCTCGAGGACCTGCGCAGAACAGTGCGGATGCGCGTCGTCGGCGACCTCATCGGCATGCTCACCAACGTCGCGGAGGGCCGCACCCGCGACGATGCGGTGACCGCGATGGCCAGTGCTTACCGCAGCTATGCACATCACCATCCGGGACGGTATTCGGCCTTCACCAGGATGCCGCTCGGTGGCGACGACCCGGAGTTCACCGAAGCCACCCGGGCGGCCGCCGCACCCGTCATCGCGGTCCTGGCCTCCTACGGTCTCGAGGGTGAGAACGCGTTCTATGCGGCATTGGAATTCTGGTCGGCGATGCACGGTTTCGTCCTGCTGGAGATGACCGGGGCGATGGACGGTATCGACACCGACGCGGTGTACAGCGATATGGTGATGCGATTGGCCTCCGGGATGGAGCGTCGTTAG
- a CDS encoding Protein of uncharacterised function (DUF3558) produces the protein MPARWTRRLVALAACAAALTACGSSDDAPASPAPANPDGGFRSVDCNGITDADIAAAAGTDGFTKTVVSDAGCFWQENTMFGTVGAGMGISTWWYRGSDMDTERSLEQQAGRTLTELSVDGNKGFKAFDGNACSFYVAKGGDVITWSIQTMNPATLPDLCSITEQLAELSQERVN, from the coding sequence GTGCCCGCCCGCTGGACTCGCCGACTCGTCGCGCTCGCCGCCTGCGCCGCCGCGCTGACGGCCTGCGGATCGTCCGATGACGCGCCGGCCTCTCCGGCGCCCGCGAACCCGGACGGCGGATTCCGCAGCGTGGACTGCAACGGCATCACCGACGCCGACATCGCGGCGGCCGCCGGGACGGACGGGTTCACCAAGACGGTCGTCAGCGACGCGGGCTGCTTCTGGCAGGAGAACACCATGTTCGGCACCGTCGGCGCGGGGATGGGTATTTCGACCTGGTGGTACCGCGGCAGCGATATGGACACCGAGCGGTCGCTGGAACAACAGGCCGGTCGCACCTTGACCGAACTCTCCGTGGACGGCAACAAAGGTTTCAAGGCGTTCGACGGAAATGCGTGCAGCTTCTATGTCGCCAAGGGCGGCGACGTCATCACCTGGTCCATCCAGACCATGAACCCCGCGACGCTGCCCGATCTGTGCTCGATCACCGAACAACTCGCCGAGCTCAGTCAGGAGCGCGTCAACTGA
- a CDS encoding Protein of uncharacterised function (DUF3558), with protein sequence MRWRFPIAVAAVVAVVTVAGCAETVNGTAQRATPAVPDPERNYGYVDDRCALLDDDTVQEILGADSVVRPYSGAVCQYVAFRGDVTIDATFSWFQTGNLDREHALATERGAKITETVVERHPAFVARRDVTGAACSVTAAAGSGVLSWWVQFRDQRAGDPCQEAQDLLSATLKSEM encoded by the coding sequence ATGCGTTGGCGGTTTCCGATTGCTGTCGCGGCGGTCGTGGCGGTGGTGACGGTGGCGGGGTGTGCTGAGACCGTCAACGGAACCGCGCAGCGAGCCACGCCTGCCGTACCGGATCCCGAACGGAACTACGGGTACGTCGACGACCGCTGCGCCCTGCTCGACGACGACACCGTCCAGGAGATCCTGGGCGCCGACAGTGTCGTGCGGCCCTACAGCGGAGCGGTCTGCCAGTACGTGGCGTTCCGCGGCGACGTGACGATTGACGCGACGTTCTCCTGGTTCCAGACCGGAAACCTCGATCGCGAACACGCGTTGGCCACCGAGCGCGGCGCGAAGATCACCGAGACCGTCGTGGAACGCCATCCGGCTTTCGTCGCGCGCCGCGACGTCACAGGCGCGGCATGCTCGGTCACCGCCGCGGCGGGCAGCGGGGTGCTGAGCTGGTGGGTGCAGTTTCGCGATCAGCGCGCCGGCGATCCGTGCCAGGAAGCGCAGGATCTCCTCTCGGCCACCCTGAAGTCGGAGATGTGA
- a CDS encoding Protein of uncharacterised function (DUF3060), with translation MMWTAVTRSLTASAVVFPLILAAPVAQAEPVVCNPLARECADNSVVGRHQGTDTTITGIGVVETIDCANSTLLVNGANNQITTLGTCWAVTMQGNGNVVVADNVINDITVYGWDQTVLYKNGNPIVLDRGRELGMTNRINRVPA, from the coding sequence ATGATGTGGACAGCTGTGACTCGGTCACTGACGGCATCCGCCGTGGTGTTCCCGCTGATCCTCGCCGCTCCCGTGGCGCAGGCGGAACCGGTGGTCTGCAACCCGTTGGCCCGCGAGTGCGCCGACAACAGCGTCGTCGGTCGCCATCAGGGAACCGACACCACCATCACCGGTATCGGTGTCGTCGAGACGATCGACTGCGCCAACTCCACGCTGCTCGTCAACGGCGCGAACAATCAGATCACCACGCTGGGCACCTGCTGGGCGGTGACGATGCAAGGCAACGGCAATGTCGTTGTCGCCGACAACGTGATCAACGACATCACGGTCTACGGGTGGGACCAGACCGTGTTGTACAAGAACGGCAACCCGATCGTCTTGGACCGCGGACGTGAACTGGGAATGACCAACCGCATCAACCGGGTACCCGCATGA
- a CDS encoding Protein of uncharacterised function (DUF3060), with amino-acid sequence MSMRATTIAYPLIGAAAAAFLFTGCGSESSDTNTPTATAGTSGAQVEVGNTINYGSFGTTADIDCADGKSLNIGGSNNTLTVKGTCANVNIGGADNKVTFERVDKEISVVGLNNTVTYKDGDPKINDTGSNNTITKG; translated from the coding sequence ATGAGCATGCGAGCCACCACCATCGCCTATCCCCTCATCGGTGCGGCCGCCGCCGCGTTTCTGTTCACCGGCTGCGGATCTGAAAGCTCGGACACCAACACCCCCACCGCGACGGCGGGCACGTCCGGCGCCCAGGTCGAGGTCGGCAACACGATCAACTACGGCTCATTCGGCACGACCGCCGACATCGACTGCGCCGACGGCAAATCGCTCAACATCGGCGGGTCGAACAACACCCTCACGGTGAAGGGCACCTGTGCGAACGTGAATATCGGCGGCGCCGACAACAAAGTCACCTTCGAGCGGGTCGACAAGGAGATCAGCGTCGTCGGCCTCAACAACACGGTGACCTACAAAGACGGTGATCCGAAGATCAACGACACCGGCAGCAACAACACGATCACCAAGGGCTGA
- the echA8_19 gene encoding enoyl-CoA hydratase/carnithine racemase: MTGGVRVEKNGAVTTVIMNRPEARNAVNGPAAAGLYAAFDEFDKDDSASVAVLWGDNGTFCAGADLKTFGTSDANPVHRTGPGPMGPSRMVLSKPVIAAVSGYAVAGGLELALWCDMRVVEEDAIMGVFCRRWGVPLIDGGTVRLPRLIGHSRAMDLILTGRAVDAAEALAMGLANRVVPTGEARQRAEQLAAELAQLPQQCMRADRLSALSQWGRSEPEAMDFEFGSMSRVAAESLEGAARFAAGAGRHGANA; encoded by the coding sequence ATGACGGGCGGAGTGCGGGTCGAGAAGAACGGCGCCGTGACGACGGTGATCATGAATCGACCCGAGGCGCGCAATGCCGTCAACGGCCCGGCCGCCGCCGGGTTGTACGCCGCTTTCGACGAGTTCGACAAGGACGACTCGGCCTCCGTCGCGGTGTTGTGGGGTGACAACGGAACGTTCTGTGCCGGAGCCGATTTGAAGACATTCGGAACGTCCGATGCCAACCCGGTACACCGCACCGGCCCCGGTCCGATGGGTCCGAGTCGAATGGTGTTGTCCAAACCGGTGATCGCGGCGGTCAGCGGCTACGCTGTTGCCGGCGGTCTGGAGCTGGCGTTGTGGTGCGATATGCGCGTCGTCGAGGAGGACGCGATCATGGGGGTCTTCTGCCGGCGTTGGGGTGTCCCGCTGATCGACGGTGGGACCGTGCGGTTACCGCGGTTGATCGGCCACAGCCGGGCGATGGACCTCATCCTCACCGGCCGCGCCGTCGACGCGGCCGAGGCCTTGGCGATGGGTTTGGCCAACCGAGTGGTGCCCACCGGTGAAGCGCGACAGCGGGCGGAGCAACTCGCAGCGGAACTGGCCCAGCTGCCGCAGCAGTGCATGCGTGCCGATCGTCTGTCGGCTCTGAGCCAGTGGGGCCGCTCGGAGCCCGAGGCGATGGACTTCGAGTTCGGCAGCATGTCGCGCGTCGCCGCCGAATCCCTGGAGGGGGCAGCCCGTTTCGCGGCCGGTGCGGGCAGGCACGGCGCCAACGCCTAG
- a CDS encoding phenylacetic acid-responsive transcriptional repressor, translating into MTKSISRMTARSVVLSVLLGAHPAWATASELVKLTADFGIRESTVRVALTRMVGAGDLVRSEDGYRLSDRLLARQRRQDDAINPRARPWRGDWTTVVITSIGSDPRARAGLRSTLQDGRFAELREGVWLRPDNLDTALPPEVMQRVRLLVSRDAEPAELVCLLWDLPAWAREGKSLLDEIDSAPEVPDRFVAATAIVRHLLTDPVLPEELLPDDWPGAALRQAYNDFAAELSARRDNAGLSLTRRDQLMEAR; encoded by the coding sequence ATGACGAAGTCGATCTCGCGGATGACGGCCCGCTCCGTCGTGCTGAGCGTCCTGTTGGGGGCGCACCCGGCATGGGCGACCGCGAGCGAACTGGTCAAGCTCACAGCAGATTTCGGCATCAGGGAGTCGACGGTGCGGGTCGCGTTGACGCGGATGGTCGGCGCAGGCGATCTGGTTCGTTCCGAGGACGGCTACCGGTTGTCCGACCGCTTGCTGGCGCGGCAACGACGGCAGGACGACGCCATCAACCCCCGGGCGCGGCCGTGGCGCGGTGACTGGACCACGGTGGTGATCACCAGCATCGGGTCCGACCCCCGCGCCAGGGCCGGTTTGCGAAGCACTCTGCAGGACGGCCGATTCGCCGAACTGCGCGAGGGGGTGTGGCTGCGACCGGACAACCTGGACACCGCGCTGCCACCCGAGGTGATGCAGCGGGTGCGGCTGTTGGTTTCCCGTGACGCCGAACCCGCCGAGTTGGTATGCCTGCTGTGGGATCTGCCGGCCTGGGCGCGGGAGGGCAAGTCGTTGCTCGACGAGATCGACTCGGCGCCCGAGGTTCCCGACCGGTTCGTCGCTGCGACCGCAATCGTGCGTCACCTGCTCACCGATCCGGTGTTGCCGGAGGAACTGCTGCCCGACGACTGGCCGGGCGCGGCGCTGCGCCAGGCCTACAACGACTTCGCCGCGGAGTTGTCTGCGCGGCGCGACAACGCTGGATTGTCGCTCACGCGACGCGACCAACTGATGGAGGCGAGATGA
- the caiD_6 gene encoding enoyl-CoA hydratase/carnithine racemase has translation MTHAIRPVDFDDLKTMTYEVTDRVARITFNRPEKGNAIVADTPLELSALVERADLDPNVHVILVSGRGEGFCAGFDLSAYAEGSSSAGGGSPYRDTVLSGRTQAVNHLPDQPWDPMIDYQMMSRFVRGFSSLMHCDKPTVVKIHGYCVAGGTDIALHADQVIAASDAKIGYPPTRVWGVPAAGMWAHRLGDQRAKRLLLTGDSITGAQAAEWGLAVEAPSPEELDARTERLVERISRVPINQLIMVKLAMNSALYSQGTANSAMVSTVFDGIARHTPEGHAFVAQSREHGFREAVRQRDEPFGDHGRRASEV, from the coding sequence ATGACCCACGCGATCAGGCCGGTCGACTTCGACGACCTGAAGACGATGACCTACGAGGTCACGGACCGGGTCGCCCGCATCACGTTCAACCGGCCGGAGAAGGGCAACGCGATCGTCGCGGACACACCGCTGGAGTTGTCCGCGCTCGTGGAACGCGCCGACCTCGACCCGAACGTGCACGTGATTCTGGTTTCCGGTCGGGGCGAAGGGTTCTGCGCCGGATTCGATCTGTCCGCCTACGCCGAGGGATCGTCGTCTGCCGGTGGCGGTAGCCCCTACCGCGACACCGTACTGTCGGGCAGGACGCAGGCCGTCAACCACCTGCCGGATCAGCCGTGGGACCCGATGATCGACTACCAGATGATGAGTAGGTTCGTCCGCGGCTTCTCCAGCCTGATGCACTGTGACAAGCCCACGGTGGTCAAGATCCACGGTTACTGTGTCGCCGGCGGCACCGACATCGCGCTGCACGCCGATCAGGTGATCGCCGCTTCAGACGCCAAGATCGGCTACCCGCCGACCCGCGTGTGGGGGGTGCCCGCGGCCGGGATGTGGGCCCACCGGCTCGGCGATCAGCGCGCCAAACGACTTCTGCTGACCGGGGATTCGATAACGGGTGCGCAGGCCGCCGAATGGGGGTTGGCGGTCGAGGCGCCGTCGCCCGAGGAGCTGGACGCGCGCACCGAACGGTTGGTGGAGCGGATCTCCCGCGTACCGATCAACCAGCTGATCATGGTCAAGCTGGCGATGAACTCCGCGCTGTATTCGCAGGGGACGGCCAACAGCGCGATGGTCTCCACCGTCTTCGACGGCATCGCCCGCCACACCCCAGAAGGGCACGCATTCGTCGCCCAGTCACGCGAACACGGCTTCCGGGAAGCGGTCCGGCAGCGCGACGAGCCGTTCGGCGACCACGGACGCAGGGCTTCGGAAGTCTGA
- the aidB_2 gene encoding acyl-CoA dehydrogenase, with amino-acid sequence MPDTHVVTNQVPPLEDYNPATSPVLTEALIREGGEWGLDEVTELGALSGSRQAQRWGELADRNQPILRTHDRYGHRVDEVEYDPAYHSLMSVAIKHGLHAAPWADDRPGAHVVRAAKTSVWTPEPGHICPISMTYAVVPALRHNPELAAVYEPLLVSREYDPDLKVPTTKAGITAGMSMTEKQGGSDVRAGTTEATPNGDGSYLLRGHKWFTSAPMCDIFLVLAQAPGGLSCFLLPRVLPDGSRNRMFLQRLKDKLGNHANASSEVEYDGAVAWLVGEEGRGVPTIIEMVNLTRLDCTLGSATSMRNGLARAIHHTQHRKAFGEYLIDQPLMRNVLADLAVEAEAATVLAMRMAGATDAAVRGDTRETLLRRIGLAAGKYWVCKRATPHAAEAMECLGGNGYVEESGMPRLYREAPLMGIWEGSGNVSALDTLRAMATRPECIDVLFDELGRTAGADARLDAHVEALRPALGDLETIQYRARKVAEDISLALQGSLLVRHGHPAVAEAFLATRMGGAWGGAFGTLPTGLDLAPIIERALVKG; translated from the coding sequence ATGCCAGATACGCATGTCGTCACCAACCAGGTCCCCCCGCTGGAGGACTACAACCCGGCGACCTCGCCCGTTCTCACCGAGGCGCTGATCCGCGAGGGCGGCGAATGGGGCCTCGACGAGGTCACCGAGTTGGGTGCGCTGTCGGGCTCTAGGCAGGCGCAGCGCTGGGGCGAGCTGGCCGACCGCAACCAGCCGATTCTGCGTACTCACGACCGCTACGGCCATCGCGTCGACGAGGTCGAATACGATCCCGCCTACCACTCGCTGATGAGCGTGGCCATCAAGCACGGCTTGCACGCCGCACCGTGGGCCGACGACCGGCCCGGAGCACACGTCGTGCGCGCCGCCAAGACCTCGGTGTGGACGCCCGAACCCGGTCACATCTGCCCGATTTCGATGACCTACGCCGTGGTGCCTGCACTGCGCCACAACCCCGAACTGGCGGCGGTGTACGAACCGCTGCTGGTCAGTCGCGAGTACGACCCCGATCTCAAGGTGCCCACCACCAAGGCCGGTATCACCGCAGGCATGTCGATGACTGAAAAGCAGGGCGGCTCCGATGTGCGGGCCGGCACCACCGAGGCGACCCCCAATGGCGACGGCAGTTACTTGCTGCGCGGGCACAAGTGGTTCACCTCGGCGCCGATGTGCGACATCTTCCTGGTGCTCGCCCAAGCGCCCGGCGGGCTCTCGTGTTTCCTGTTGCCGCGAGTTCTGCCCGACGGCAGCCGCAACCGGATGTTTCTGCAACGGCTCAAAGACAAGCTCGGCAACCACGCCAACGCGTCGTCGGAAGTGGAATACGACGGCGCGGTCGCCTGGCTCGTCGGCGAAGAGGGCCGCGGCGTGCCGACCATCATCGAGATGGTCAACCTGACACGTTTGGACTGCACGCTCGGCAGCGCGACCAGCATGCGCAACGGGCTGGCCCGCGCGATCCATCACACCCAGCACCGAAAGGCGTTCGGCGAGTACCTGATTGATCAGCCGCTGATGCGCAATGTGCTGGCCGACCTCGCGGTCGAGGCTGAGGCGGCCACGGTCCTGGCGATGCGCATGGCCGGCGCGACCGATGCCGCGGTGCGCGGCGACACCCGCGAGACCCTGCTGCGGCGCATCGGCCTGGCGGCCGGCAAGTACTGGGTGTGCAAACGCGCCACCCCGCACGCGGCCGAGGCGATGGAGTGCCTGGGCGGCAACGGCTATGTCGAGGAGTCGGGCATGCCGCGGCTGTACCGGGAAGCGCCGCTGATGGGCATCTGGGAGGGGTCTGGCAACGTCAGCGCGCTGGATACGTTGCGCGCCATGGCGACTCGCCCGGAGTGCATCGACGTGCTGTTCGACGAACTCGGTCGGACCGCGGGTGCGGATGCGCGACTCGATGCCCACGTCGAGGCCTTACGGCCGGCCCTGGGTGACCTTGAGACCATTCAGTACCGCGCCCGCAAGGTCGCCGAGGACATCAGCCTCGCGCTGCAGGGTTCGCTGTTGGTGCGCCACGGGCATCCCGCCGTCGCGGAGGCGTTCTTGGCCACCCGGATGGGTGGCGCCTGGGGCGGTGCGTTCGGAACCCTGCCCACCGGACTCGATCTCGCGCCGATCATCGAACGTGCTTTGGTCAAGGGATGA